The following DNA comes from bacterium.
GCGACTCCGCGGTGGACTGGGCGAACGGGCTCGTCGGCGTCGCCCGGTCGGTGACCCTGATTCACCGCCGCGACGGGTTCCGGGCGCACGAAGATTCCGTGCAGAAACTGCTCCACTCACCGGTGAACGTCAAGCTCTTCTACGAGCTGCGCCGGCTCGAGGGCAAGGACAAGATCGAGCGCGCCGTCATCTTCCAGAACAAGACGAACGCGGAGGAGACGATCGAGGTCGACGCGGTCATCGCGTCCCTCGGGTTCCTCAGCACGCTCGGACCGATCGCCGACTGGGGCCTCGAGCTCGAGCGCGACAGTATCCGTGTGAACAGCAAGATGGAGACGAACCTTGCGGGCGTCTACGCGGCGGGCGACATCGTCGTCTATCCCGGCAAGGTCAAGCTGATCGCGACGGGCTTCGGCGAGGCGGCCACCGCCGTCAACAACTGCGCGCAGTACATCAACCCGAAGGCGAGCGTCTTCCCGGGCCACAGCAGCAGCCAGGACGTCCACAAGCAGAAGGCCGGCGCGACCGCGTAAGGTCGAAGCGCTCCGTTCACCGGCCTTACGGGGCCGCGGCGGAGACCGCCTGCTCGTCCGCGTGGTAGCTGCTGCGCACGAGCGGCCCCGACTCGACGTGCCGGAAGCCCATCGCCAAGCCTTCCCGTTTGAACGCCGCGAACTCGTCCGGACAGTAGTAGCGCTCGATCGGCACGTAATCCGTGCCGGGCCTCAGATACTGGCCGATGGTGAGGATGTCGCACCCGACGCCCCGGAGGTCCCGCATCGTCCGCACGACCTCATCCGGCGACTCGCCCAGCCCGACCATCATGCCGCTCTTCGTGAGCCACCGCCCCGCCCGCGCCTTCGCGCGCCGCAGCAGTTCGAGCGACCGCCCGTAGCGGCCGCCGCTCCGGACGGCCGGGAAGAGGCGCGCCACCGTCTCGATATTGTGGTTCAGGATGTCCGGCGCCGCGTCGAGGACCGTGTCGAGCGCCGCGGGGTCGCCTTTGAAGTCGGGAATCAGCACCTCGACCGAGCAGCGGGGCACGCGCTCCCGCACGAGCCGGATCGTCCGCGCGAACATCTCCGCTCCGCCGTCGCGCAGGTCGTCGCGGTCCACCGAGGTGACGACGACGTGGCGGAGGCCCATTGCCTCGACCGCCGACGCGACGCGCTCCGGCTCCCCCGCGTCCAGCTCGGTCGGGAGGCCGTGCGCGATCGCGCAGTAGGCGCAGTGGCGCGTGCACACGTTGCCGAGAATGAGAAACGTCGCCGTCCGCCGCTCCCAACAGTCGCCGATGTTCGGACAGCGCGCCTCCTCGCAGACGGTGTGCAGCGCCTGCGTACGCATGACACCGACCAGGTCGCGGAAGTTCGGACCGGCCGGCAGCCGGACTTTGAGCCACTCGGGACGCCGCGCGTTCGCGAGGCGGGCCCCGCCCCGACCGCCGGTGGGCGCCTGCGGGGCTGTGCTGTCGGCATCCATCGGTTCCACCACCGTCTCAGAACTCCGTAGAGTCGCCGGTGGGCGAGAACGACTCGAGCTGCCGCTTGATGTGGTTGAGGAACTGCATCGCCGCCGCCCCGTCGAACGCCCGGTGATCGAACCCCAGGCCGAGGTGCATCATCTCGCGGATGGCGATACCCTCGCCGAGGACCATCGGACGCCGGACGACCGCGTCGGTGG
Coding sequences within:
- a CDS encoding NAD(P)/FAD-dependent oxidoreductase, whose translation is MSPEVDLFDVTIIGGGPVGLYGAYYAGFRTLRTKIVESLDALGGQVTALYPEKPIYDVAGFPKIVGRELVDNLVEQASQYNPTVCAGETVDKLERAADNTLRLTTNKATHASKVLLITAGIGAFHPKTFKNPLIDSFEGRGLYYFVKSFKEFAGKRVLITGGGDSAVDWANGLVGVARSVTLIHRRDGFRAHEDSVQKLLHSPVNVKLFYELRRLEGKDKIERAVIFQNKTNAEETIEVDAVIASLGFLSTLGPIADWGLELERDSIRVNSKMETNLAGVYAAGDIVVYPGKVKLIATGFGEAATAVNNCAQYINPKASVFPGHSSSQDVHKQKAGATA
- the lipA gene encoding lipoyl synthase, whose product is MVEPMDADSTAPQAPTGGRGGARLANARRPEWLKVRLPAGPNFRDLVGVMRTQALHTVCEEARCPNIGDCWERRTATFLILGNVCTRHCAYCAIAHGLPTELDAGEPERVASAVEAMGLRHVVVTSVDRDDLRDGGAEMFARTIRLVRERVPRCSVEVLIPDFKGDPAALDTVLDAAPDILNHNIETVARLFPAVRSGGRYGRSLELLRRAKARAGRWLTKSGMMVGLGESPDEVVRTMRDLRGVGCDILTIGQYLRPGTDYVPIERYYCPDEFAAFKREGLAMGFRHVESGPLVRSSYHADEQAVSAAAP